From a single Lolium rigidum isolate FL_2022 chromosome 7, APGP_CSIRO_Lrig_0.1, whole genome shotgun sequence genomic region:
- the LOC124679443 gene encoding cytochrome P450 87A3, whose translation MQPYLELASLGLITTATIPLSPRIYSTIFLQAMAAMAYISLWGAALAAVLALLHWVYRWRHPKSSGTLPPGSMGLPFIGETLQFFAPNPTCGLSPFVRDRVKRYGSMFKTSIVGRPMVVSADPDVNHYVFQNEGKLFESWYPDTFTEIFGRDNVGSLHGFIYKYLKTLVLRLYGQENLKAVLLAETDAACRGSLASWAAQPSVDIKEGLSTMIFDLTAKKLISYEPSESSESLRLNFTAFIRGLISFPLNIPGTAYHECMEGRKNAMKVLKGMMKERMADPERKCEDFFDHVIQELRREKPLLTETIALDLMFVLLFASFETTALALTLGVKLLAENPKVVDALTEEHEAIIRNREDPDAAITWAEYKSMTFTSQVIMEIVRLANIVPGIFRRALQDVEIKGYTVPAGWGIMVCPPAVHLNPEIYEDPLAFNPWRWQGKPEITGGTKHFMAFGGGLRFCVGTDLTKVLMATFIHNLVTKYRWSTVKGGNIVRTPGLGFPDGFDIQLFPKS comes from the exons ATGCAGCCATATCTTGAGCTAGCTTCTCTCGGCCtgatcaccaccgccaccatcccaCTGTCCCCAAGAATCTATAGCACGATCTTTCTTCAGGCCATGGCTGCCATGGCCTATATATCCCTCTGGGGTGCAGCATTGGCTGCCGTTCTCGCCCTTCTCCACTGGGTGTACAGGTGGCGCCACCCCAAATCCAGCGGCACGCTCCCGCCGGGATCCATGGGCCTCCCGTTCATCGGCGAGACGCTGCAGTTCTTCGCGCCCAACCCGACCTGCGGCCTCTCCCCTTTCGTCAGGGACAGGGTGAAGAGGTACGGGAGCATGTTCAAGACGAGCATCGTTGGGCGGCCCATGGTGGTGTCGGCGGACCCGGACGTGAACCACTACGTCTTCCAGAATGAAGGCAAGCTGTTCGAGAGCTGGTACCCGGACACCTTCACCGAGATCTTCGGCCGCGACAACGTCGGCTCCCTCCACGGCTTCATCTACAAGTACCTCAAGACCCTGGTGCTCCGCCTCTACGGCCAGGAGAACCTCAAGGCCGTGCTCCTCGCCGAGACCGACGCCGCCTGCCGTGGCAGCCTCGCctcgtgggcggcgcagcccagcgTCGACATCAAAGAAGGACTCTCCACC ATGATATTTGACCTTACGGCCAAGAAGCTGATCAGCTACGAGCCGTCCGAGTCGTCGGAGAGCCTGAGGCTGAACTTCACGGCATTCATCCGCGGCTTAATATCGTTCCCCCTCAACATTCCCGGCACCGCCTACCACGAATGCATGGAG GGGAGGAAGAATGCGATGAAGGTTCTCAAGGGCATGATGAAGGAGAGGATGGCCGATCCTGAGAGGAAGTGCGAGGACTTCTTCGACCACGTGATCCAGGAACTCAGGAGGGAGAAGCCGCTTCTGACGGAGACCATCGCGCTGGACCTCATGTTCGTGCTCCTCTTCGCCAGCTTCGAGACAACGGCGCTCGCACTCACCCTCGGTGTCAAGCTGCTCGCCGAGAACCCCAAGGTTGTCGACGCGCTAACG GAGGAACACGAAGCCATTATCAGAAACAGGGAGGACCCGGACGCCGCCATCACATGGGCAGAGTACAAATCGATGACATTCACGTCTCAG GTCATTATGGAGATCGTCAGGCTCGCAAACATCGTGCCGGGGATTTTCCGGAGGGCCTTGCAAGACGTTGAGATCAAAG GCTACACAGTTCCAGCAGGATGGGGCATCATGGTGTGTCCACCGGCAGTGCACTTGAACCCTGAGATATACGAAGACCCACTGGCGTTCAACCCATGGAGGTGGCAG GGCAAGCCTGAAATCACCGGTGGAACGAAGCATTTCATGGCATTCGGAGGCGGCCTTCGGTTCTGCGTAGGAACTGATCTCACCAAGGTGTTGATGGCAACATTCATCCACAATTTGGTTACGAAATACAG ATGGAGCACAGTGAAAGGAGGAAATATAGTCCGGACCCCGGGCCTCGGCTTCCCGGATGGCTTTGACATCCAACTCTTCCCTAAGAGCTGA